In a genomic window of bacterium:
- a CDS encoding RNA pseudouridine synthase — MQARIIKEGKDFLVVFKPPFVLSEKISPLICHRLDFETSGLLLVAKDKKSLKFLQKQFKERKVKKEYLAVVLGKFREKEVKVEGLLRRGDKKPFTFEPLVFVSQKEALDHKSFRVLGKKARYSFSFFKLISAKKITIFKDKKYQQFNFLSLIKAQPHTGRRHQIRVHLSHLGYPILGDKIYASKLSKKASKILDISHLQLFSVSLSFLTPQGKEERVSLKIKDLDLSCKVKKAFLS; from the coding sequence ATGCAAGCCAGAATCATAAAAGAAGGCAAAGATTTTTTAGTTGTTTTTAAGCCTCCCTTTGTGCTTTCAGAAAAGATATCGCCTTTAATTTGCCACCGCTTGGATTTTGAGACTTCAGGCTTGCTTTTAGTGGCTAAGGACAAAAAATCCTTAAAGTTTTTGCAAAAGCAGTTTAAAGAGAGAAAAGTAAAAAAAGAATATCTGGCTGTTGTTTTGGGCAAGTTTAGAGAAAAAGAAGTCAAGGTTGAGGGGTTATTGCGCAGAGGGGATAAGAAACCTTTTACTTTTGAGCCACTGGTTTTTGTTAGCCAGAAAGAGGCTCTTGACCATAAGAGTTTTAGAGTTTTGGGCAAAAAGGCACGCTATTCCTTTTCTTTTTTTAAGCTTATATCTGCTAAAAAGATAACTATTTTTAAAGATAAAAAATATCAGCAATTTAATTTTTTGAGTTTAATTAAAGCTCAGCCACACACAGGAAGGCGGCATCAAATCAGGGTTCATCTCAGCCATCTTGGTTATCCGATTTTGGGGGATAAAATTTATGCTTCAAAGTTAAGCAAAAAAGCAAGCAAAATTTTAGACATTTCGCATTTGCAGCTTTTTTCAGTTTCCCTTTCTTTTTTAACACCTCAAGGGAAAGAAGAGAGGGTGAGTTTAAAGATTAAAGATTTAGATCTTAGTTGCAAAGTAAAGAAAGCTTTTCTATCATAG
- a CDS encoding tRNA-dihydrouridine synthase family protein, giving the protein MNSKFDWSLRKVGLGPMESYTDSCFRQIARSFGADFVFTEMIPAEGLVRRLKPIFLKLKFKKRERPLVAQLIGRKGKVLAEAAEILEKEIKVDAIDLNFACPVKNVLKQKMGGFLLREVKELLSLLDIVRRKTTLPLSLKTRSGFSSKKEILKWAGELNKIGVDALILHPRTVKQKFGGRADWNLFNLVKQKLSIPLIATGDIFSQKDLARLFLKAKPNGALVARGALGNPWIFENLDLIKENPQRFLNSRGWQKAEPLLAERKKVIKEHFGLAQELYGENAWFYFRPHIFWYLKNFFGSKKWRIRFGKVKDTSEAKKLIKELCKPES; this is encoded by the coding sequence ATGAACTCTAAGTTTGATTGGTCTCTGAGAAAAGTTGGTTTAGGCCCAATGGAGTCTTATACTGATTCTTGTTTTCGCCAGATTGCCCGTTCTTTTGGGGCGGATTTTGTTTTTACTGAGATGATACCGGCTGAGGGGTTGGTGCGGCGGCTGAAGCCTATTTTTTTAAAACTTAAATTTAAAAAAAGGGAGCGGCCGCTTGTGGCTCAGCTTATAGGTAGAAAAGGGAAGGTTTTAGCTGAAGCAGCTGAAATTTTAGAAAAAGAGATAAAAGTAGATGCTATAGATCTTAATTTTGCCTGTCCGGTTAAAAATGTTTTAAAGCAGAAAATGGGTGGTTTTTTGCTTAGAGAGGTGAAGGAACTCCTCTCTCTTCTTGATATTGTGCGACGCAAAACTACCCTTCCCCTTTCTTTAAAAACAAGATCAGGTTTTAGCAGTAAGAAGGAGATTTTAAAATGGGCTGGAGAGTTAAACAAAATAGGGGTTGATGCTTTGATTTTGCATCCGCGCACAGTAAAACAAAAGTTTGGCGGCAGAGCTGACTGGAATCTGTTTAATTTGGTAAAACAAAAATTAAGTATTCCTTTAATAGCCACTGGTGATATTTTTTCCCAAAAGGATTTGGCTCGTTTGTTTTTAAAAGCAAAACCTAATGGCGCTTTAGTTGCCCGCGGCGCTTTGGGAAACCCCTGGATATTTGAAAACTTAGATTTAATTAAAGAGAACCCACAGAGGTTTTTGAATAGTCGGGGCTGGCAAAAAGCAGAGCCGCTACTAGCAGAGCGCAAAAAGGTAATTAAAGAGCATTTTGGTTTAGCCCAAGAGTTATACGGGGAAAATGCCTGGTTTTATTTTCGGCCCCATATATTTTGGTATTTAAAAAATTTTTTTGGCAGCAAAAAATGGCGGATTCGTTTTGGCAAGGTGAAAGATACATCAGAAGCTAAAAAATTAATTAAGGAGCTATGCAAGCCAGAATCATAA
- the cysS gene encoding cysteine--tRNA ligase has protein sequence MLKFYNTLTKRKQKFRPLSKTQITMYVCGPTVYSLDHLGHGRVGVFYDVVRRYFKFSQKRVLLVQNITDVGHLTEGEEPEDKIVKEARRQGKEPLEIARYFEKKHLEAMDKLNVLRPTFAPRASDFIPQMIKFIQKLLKKGYAYESKTGVYFSVAKIKDYGFLSGRLRPEEQRKGVRVIAKEDKKEARDFALWVKAEPGHLLQWESPWGKGYPGWHIECSTMIHELLGFPIDIHGGGVDLIFPHHENERAQGLAFSGDEPVRYYLHLGQVMIEGKKMSKSLQNVALLEDLLAEYPVDWIRLSLLLTHYRKPLDFKRSRIQELAKIVSRLREAKEKAPASSSHDKAVLGEIKRAIEDDFNFALAISIWDKEREKISKTLFKSLTSIFGLKLEPEKVPDEIWQLAKQREKLRNAKKFVQADRIRKKIESLGFVVEDSASGFRIKRKDEL, from the coding sequence ATGCTTAAATTTTATAACACTCTTACCAAAAGAAAGCAGAAATTTCGGCCGTTGTCCAAAACACAGATTACTATGTATGTTTGCGGTCCTACTGTTTACTCTTTAGACCACTTAGGACACGGCAGAGTAGGGGTTTTTTACGATGTAGTGCGGCGGTACTTTAAATTTAGCCAAAAGAGGGTTCTTTTGGTGCAAAATATTACTGATGTTGGTCATTTAACTGAAGGGGAAGAACCAGAGGACAAAATAGTCAAAGAAGCAAGACGACAAGGCAAAGAGCCGCTTGAGATTGCGCGTTATTTTGAAAAAAAACACCTTGAAGCAATGGATAAATTAAATGTATTGCGGCCTACTTTTGCTCCCCGGGCTTCAGATTTTATTCCCCAAATGATTAAGTTTATTCAAAAATTGCTCAAAAAAGGCTATGCCTATGAAAGCAAAACAGGGGTTTATTTTTCAGTGGCAAAAATTAAGGACTATGGGTTTTTGTCTGGCCGATTGAGGCCTGAAGAACAAAGAAAAGGGGTGCGTGTTATTGCCAAAGAGGATAAAAAAGAAGCCAGAGATTTTGCCCTTTGGGTTAAGGCTGAGCCAGGTCATTTATTGCAGTGGGAAAGTCCGTGGGGTAAAGGTTATCCGGGGTGGCACATTGAGTGTTCTACAATGATCCATGAGCTTTTAGGTTTTCCTATTGATATTCATGGCGGTGGTGTAGATCTAATTTTCCCCCATCATGAAAATGAAAGAGCGCAAGGTTTAGCTTTTAGCGGAGATGAGCCAGTAAGATATTATCTTCATCTAGGGCAGGTTATGATTGAAGGCAAAAAGATGTCTAAGTCTTTGCAAAATGTTGCTCTTTTAGAAGATCTGTTGGCTGAATATCCGGTTGATTGGATCAGATTGTCGCTACTTTTGACTCATTATCGTAAACCTTTAGATTTCAAGCGTTCCCGAATTCAAGAGTTAGCTAAAATCGTCAGCCGTTTGAGAGAAGCAAAAGAAAAAGCCCCTGCAAGCAGTTCTCACGATAAAGCAGTATTAGGAGAGATAAAGAGGGCTATTGAAGATGATTTTAATTTTGCTTTGGCAATAAGTATATGGGATAAAGAGAGAGAAAAGATTTCCAAAACTTTGTTTAAAAGTCTAACTTCAATTTTTGGTTTAAAGTTAGAGCCGGAAAAAGTGCCAGATGAGATTTGGCAACTGGCTAAACAAAGAGAAAAATTGAGAAATGCCAAAAAGTTTGTGCAGGCAGATAGAATTAGAAAAAAAATTGAATCTTTAGGTTTTGTTGTTGAGGATTCTGCTAGCGGTTTCAGAATAAAGCGCAAGGATGAACTCTAA
- the recR gene encoding recombination protein RecR has translation MAFYPKKFRFLISKLKKLPQIGEKTAERLANFIFKMDPSELEEFIAALKGVGELKECPRCFNLSDGGECLICRDKKRRQDIIAVVETPLHIQPLERAGFRGVYFVLGGLVASYLADEEELHTKELLQRIKKEKPKEVILAFDSSLEGEATAMYVNKEIKNLSPNIKISRLAAGLPIGADLEYTDETTLREALKGRKAIDKSDD, from the coding sequence ATGGCTTTTTATCCTAAAAAATTCCGCTTTTTAATATCTAAACTGAAAAAACTGCCCCAGATTGGGGAGAAAACAGCTGAACGGCTGGCTAACTTTATTTTTAAAATGGACCCCTCTGAACTGGAGGAGTTTATTGCTGCGCTTAAAGGTGTTGGAGAGCTAAAAGAGTGTCCGCGCTGTTTTAACCTTTCTGATGGGGGTGAATGTCTGATTTGCCGGGATAAAAAACGTCGCCAAGATATTATTGCTGTAGTAGAAACCCCCCTACATATTCAGCCTTTAGAGAGAGCGGGGTTTAGGGGTGTTTATTTTGTTTTGGGAGGCTTAGTTGCTTCATATTTAGCTGACGAGGAGGAATTACACACAAAAGAGCTTTTACAGAGGATTAAAAAAGAAAAGCCCAAAGAAGTAATTTTGGCTTTTGATTCATCTCTTGAGGGTGAGGCTACAGCGATGTATGTTAACAAAGAGATTAAAAACCTTAGCCCAAATATAAAAATTTCCCGTTTGGCTGCCGGCCTCCCTATTGGAGCAGATTTAGAATACACAGATGAAACCACCTTAAGAGAAGCTTTAAAAGGGCGAAAAGCAATAGACAAAAGCGACGATTAG
- the topA gene encoding type I DNA topoisomerase, producing the protein MKQKVIIVESPAKARTISRFLKDFSVLSSYGHIRDLPRSKLGVEIKKNFAPQYRILPQKKAVISQLRKAVKDAEVYLATDFDREGEAIAWHLQEILKLKDPKRITFHEITPRAIKESLKKPRQILEDLVGAQKARRIIDRLFGYKLSPFLWRKILRGLSAGRVQSAALRLLVEREKEIKEFQPKDYFVLQADFKKGSQFSARLHQIGKKVLDKFYFKNKKEVEKIKEKLKNREFQVQKIISRSKFVSPPAPFITATLQQDAFQRLGFTAKKTMFLAQQLYEGVEISGKRIGLITYMRTDSPTLAQEAVEKIRAFVQNKFGSKFLSKSIKKYKAPKNAQEAHEAIRPTDIGLSPDKVKPFLEKDQLRLYELIFWRTVASQMKPAEFKENTIYLLAQADKDYVFLAKGLKQVFESFLKIYPYWMSTSIIPNLTEGEKLKPLDLQVLAFQTKPKARYTEASLVKKLKDLGIGRPSTYAPIIDILYKRHYIERKKRYLFPTDLGEKVTEFLLKHFPHLVDYQFTAEMEKELDEIALGKREWSKVVAEFYGPLEKLLKEKDAQIKKTKETEVEVLKRKCPKCGGELVVKFGRFGKFISCRNFPKCNYKESLNNQDNLEQELSAKEKKRLKELRREHPKCPECGGKLVLRKSRFGYFLGCANYPKCRLILPFYESKKNKKDKIK; encoded by the coding sequence ATGAAACAAAAAGTTATTATTGTTGAGTCTCCAGCAAAAGCCCGGACTATCTCCCGTTTTTTAAAGGATTTTTCTGTCCTTTCCTCTTATGGGCATATCAGAGATTTGCCCCGTTCTAAGCTTGGAGTAGAGATAAAAAAGAATTTTGCTCCTCAGTATAGGATTTTGCCTCAGAAAAAGGCAGTTATCAGTCAGCTTAGAAAAGCAGTTAAGGACGCAGAGGTTTATTTGGCTACTGATTTTGACAGAGAAGGGGAAGCTATTGCTTGGCATTTGCAGGAAATTTTGAAACTTAAAGATCCTAAGCGTATTACCTTTCATGAGATTACTCCAAGGGCAATAAAAGAGTCATTAAAAAAGCCGCGCCAGATTTTAGAAGATTTAGTGGGAGCGCAGAAAGCTCGCCGCATTATTGATCGTCTTTTTGGTTATAAGCTCTCTCCTTTTTTATGGCGCAAGATTCTTAGGGGTTTGTCTGCTGGTCGTGTCCAGTCTGCAGCTTTGCGTTTGCTGGTTGAAAGGGAAAAAGAGATTAAAGAGTTTCAGCCAAAAGATTATTTTGTCCTGCAGGCAGATTTTAAAAAAGGTTCTCAATTTAGCGCTCGCTTGCACCAGATAGGTAAAAAAGTTTTGGATAAGTTTTATTTTAAGAACAAAAAAGAAGTGGAAAAGATAAAAGAAAAGCTTAAGAATAGAGAGTTTCAGGTACAAAAAATCATTTCCCGCAGCAAGTTTGTTTCTCCGCCAGCACCTTTTATTACCGCTACTTTACAGCAGGATGCTTTTCAACGTTTGGGTTTTACTGCCAAAAAGACGATGTTTTTAGCTCAACAACTTTATGAGGGTGTAGAGATTTCAGGAAAAAGGATTGGTCTTATTACTTATATGCGTACTGATTCTCCCACTTTAGCTCAAGAAGCAGTAGAGAAAATTAGAGCTTTTGTGCAAAATAAGTTTGGCTCTAAATTTTTGTCTAAATCAATTAAAAAGTATAAAGCTCCTAAAAATGCGCAGGAAGCACATGAAGCTATCAGACCGACTGATATCGGGCTTTCTCCGGACAAGGTTAAACCTTTTTTAGAAAAAGATCAGTTGCGTCTTTATGAGCTTATTTTTTGGCGGACAGTTGCTTCACAGATGAAGCCAGCAGAGTTTAAAGAAAATACTATTTATCTTTTAGCTCAGGCAGATAAGGATTATGTGTTTTTAGCCAAAGGCCTAAAGCAGGTTTTTGAAAGTTTTTTAAAAATTTATCCTTATTGGATGTCGACCTCTATTATTCCTAATTTAACAGAGGGAGAAAAACTCAAGCCCCTGGATTTGCAGGTTTTGGCTTTTCAAACTAAACCTAAAGCTCGCTATACTGAAGCCAGCTTAGTGAAAAAGCTCAAGGATTTAGGCATTGGTCGGCCTTCTACCTATGCGCCGATTATAGATATTCTTTACAAGCGCCACTATATTGAACGGAAAAAACGCTATCTTTTTCCTACTGATTTGGGTGAAAAAGTAACAGAATTTTTGCTCAAACATTTTCCTCATCTTGTTGATTATCAATTTACTGCTGAAATGGAGAAAGAGCTGGACGAGATTGCTCTTGGCAAGAGAGAGTGGAGCAAGGTAGTAGCAGAGTTTTATGGTCCTTTAGAAAAACTGCTGAAAGAAAAGGATGCGCAGATTAAAAAGACAAAGGAAACTGAAGTTGAGGTTTTAAAAAGAAAATGTCCTAAATGTGGTGGTGAATTAGTGGTTAAATTTGGTCGTTTTGGCAAATTCATTAGTTGCCGCAATTTCCCGAAGTGTAATTATAAAGAGTCTTTAAATAATCAAGACAATTTAGAGCAGGAGTTAAGCGCTAAAGAAAAAAAGAGATTAAAAGAACTCCGCCGAGAGCATCCTAAGTGTCCGGAATGCGGCGGAAAGCTTGTTTTGCGAAAAAGCAGATTTGGTTATTTTTTGGGTTGTGCCAACTATCCTAAATGCCGTTTGATTTTGCCTTTTTATGAATCTAAAAAGAACAAGAAAGACAAGATTAAATAA
- the dprA gene encoding DNA-processing protein DprA, whose amino-acid sequence MRFVDFCLANALPSQKDFLALKSAQALNSRYLKNPRPLKGVSRSFYKRLESLNLSALEKEFKEAKEFNLLRLDQKNYPQILKEIADPPVYLFVWGKSKSLSQRSLSFVGARRATLYGKKAVFNLIFNLVCPWVIVSGLAVGIDSFAHQAALESDHKTVAVLGSGFLALYPSLNQGLAEKIVRSGGAVISEYPPRFKPERYYFLARNRIIAGLSLATVVVEAGEKSGSLSTASYAARYGREVMAVPANIFRLTSKGCFTLMRQGAKPVFEAKDIEEEFISFWPKTKNKKSDSLLLFLSQPRYIEEVQKHLGLSASKTLAKLSELEVKGKIKNLGSGFYQAL is encoded by the coding sequence ATGCGTTTTGTTGATTTTTGTTTAGCTAATGCTTTGCCTTCCCAAAAGGATTTTTTAGCTCTTAAGTCTGCCCAAGCTCTGAATTCTCGCTATCTTAAAAATCCCAGACCTCTCAAGGGTGTGAGCCGCAGTTTTTATAAACGTTTAGAAAGTTTAAATCTCTCGGCTTTAGAAAAAGAGTTTAAAGAAGCAAAAGAGTTTAATCTTTTGCGTCTAGACCAAAAAAATTACCCCCAAATTTTAAAAGAGATTGCTGATCCCCCGGTTTATCTTTTTGTTTGGGGCAAAAGTAAAAGTTTAAGTCAGCGTTCTTTGTCTTTTGTAGGAGCAAGACGGGCGACTTTGTACGGCAAGAAAGCTGTTTTTAATTTAATTTTTAATCTTGTCTGTCCTTGGGTGATTGTTTCTGGCTTAGCTGTGGGTATTGACAGCTTTGCTCATCAAGCAGCTTTAGAGTCAGACCATAAAACAGTGGCGGTTTTGGGTTCTGGTTTTTTAGCTCTTTATCCTTCTCTTAACCAGGGGCTGGCGGAAAAAATAGTAAGAAGCGGCGGAGCGGTCATTAGTGAGTATCCGCCGCGATTTAAGCCAGAGAGATACTATTTTTTAGCCCGCAATCGTATTATTGCCGGTTTAAGCTTAGCTACAGTAGTAGTTGAGGCTGGAGAAAAATCTGGGTCATTGAGTACTGCCAGTTATGCGGCTCGTTATGGCAGGGAGGTTATGGCGGTTCCGGCTAATATATTCCGCTTGACAAGCAAGGGTTGCTTTACTTTAATGAGGCAAGGTGCCAAACCTGTTTTTGAGGCTAAAGATATTGAGGAGGAGTTTATTAGTTTTTGGCCCAAAACAAAGAACAAAAAGTCAGATTCTCTGCTTTTGTTTTTGTCTCAGCCCAGATATATAGAGGAGGTTCAAAAACATCTTGGCTTGAGTGCTTCAAAAACCTTGGCTAAACTGAGTGAGTTAGAGGTCAAAGGTAAAATAAAAAATCTTGGCTCAGGATTTTATCAAGCTTTATGA
- a CDS encoding DEAD/DEAH box helicase codes for MEMRPLEKIITGFAAEPEVQRTLSFLKKGEVPQAPELFLYIVRHISAKERGEGIWLRQGKDYSQRVLRQKFSALGFVESPLVYEKGQFSFRGEVVDFWDNVSLYPVRLEFFDQTLERIYFFDQRSQKSLEIVDSLFVYPIKFSELKHSESLILCKPHSYSTFKEVIRLAHSSQQRVVLFSRYELALKALAKKAKIYFLPPLDFSGFSLGRWHFFTDKDFQKKIKIRRFKSITDFSVGDYVVHIDHGIAKLEGIGPKQLPLSLDEQVLPQAERREFYYHLRFQNNAYLYVPLKEKRRLTKYIGLKPHLSSLGKSGWEKTKILAEAEAEKLAKKLFALYKSLKRQKIEIKRFGQFFLKHLEKTCPFSLTPAQKKALQEIQNLLFQKRPFDHLLIGPAGSGKTEVALRVASLFLPDKQVVFLAPTTILAQQQYLVFKERLQNLPVRVALVCSLQKEKKNQEIIKKFNEGKIDLLIGTHKLLFASLEAENLGLAVIDEEQRFGVKQKEKWRLKNPSLSVLSLTATPIPRTLYLSLSKIKTMSVLEGWVERKIKDRVLSQSDWSRIEKVIKRAAKKKKGVYFVAPLIKDVLNISSKLKFMGFEVAVAHGRMPKDKLAQALSRFSLRKVDVLVATAIVEHGLDISGAQTMILWYGSRLGIGDLYQLRGRIGRAGQVSYFWVAVPKKLPDSSYERLVDFLSLIKEPQAFYKISLRDLEKRGEGEIFGKRQHGIINQVGAYLFSEMVSQAWEKIKQKD; via the coding sequence ATGGAAATGCGGCCGTTAGAAAAAATAATAACAGGGTTCGCTGCTGAACCCGAAGTTCAGCGCACTCTCTCTTTTTTAAAAAAAGGAGAGGTTCCTCAAGCTCCAGAGCTTTTTCTATATATTGTGCGACACATATCGGCCAAAGAGAGAGGGGAGGGTATTTGGCTGAGGCAAGGCAAAGATTATTCCCAGAGAGTTTTGCGCCAGAAATTTTCTGCTTTGGGTTTTGTTGAATCCCCCCTAGTTTATGAAAAAGGGCAATTTTCTTTTAGAGGAGAGGTGGTTGATTTTTGGGATAATGTTTCTTTGTATCCCGTGCGTTTAGAGTTTTTTGACCAGACTCTTGAGAGGATCTATTTTTTTGACCAACGCAGCCAAAAATCTCTTGAGATAGTTGATTCCCTTTTTGTTTATCCCATAAAGTTTTCTGAACTTAAACATTCAGAATCTTTAATTTTATGTAAGCCCCATTCCTATTCAACTTTCAAAGAAGTAATCCGTTTGGCGCATTCTTCTCAACAACGAGTGGTTCTCTTTTCCCGTTATGAATTAGCTTTGAAGGCTTTGGCTAAAAAGGCAAAAATATATTTTTTACCTCCTTTGGATTTTTCTGGTTTTAGTTTGGGCCGCTGGCATTTTTTTACTGACAAAGATTTTCAAAAAAAGATTAAAATTCGTCGTTTTAAGAGCATAACTGATTTTTCTGTTGGCGATTATGTAGTCCATATTGATCACGGAATTGCTAAACTAGAGGGTATTGGTCCTAAACAACTGCCTTTGAGTTTAGATGAGCAAGTCCTGCCTCAAGCGGAGAGAAGAGAATTTTACTATCACTTGCGTTTTCAAAATAATGCTTATTTGTATGTTCCCTTAAAAGAAAAAAGACGGCTGACTAAATATATTGGTCTTAAGCCTCATCTTTCCTCTCTTGGCAAAAGTGGGTGGGAAAAAACAAAAATATTGGCAGAGGCAGAAGCAGAAAAACTGGCTAAAAAGCTTTTTGCCCTTTATAAAAGTTTAAAAAGGCAGAAAATAGAGATCAAAAGATTTGGACAATTTTTTTTAAAGCATCTGGAAAAAACCTGTCCTTTTAGTTTGACCCCTGCCCAAAAAAAGGCTTTGCAGGAAATTCAAAACTTGTTATTTCAGAAGAGGCCTTTTGACCATCTTTTGATCGGTCCAGCAGGTTCAGGCAAAACTGAGGTGGCGTTGCGGGTAGCTTCTTTATTTTTACCTGATAAGCAGGTTGTTTTTTTAGCTCCCACTACTATTTTGGCTCAACAGCAGTATTTGGTTTTTAAAGAGCGTTTGCAAAACCTGCCCGTTAGGGTCGCCTTGGTTTGCAGTCTGCAAAAAGAAAAGAAGAATCAGGAAATAATAAAGAAGTTTAATGAAGGAAAGATTGATTTGCTTATTGGCACCCACAAGCTTTTGTTCGCTTCTTTAGAAGCTGAAAATTTAGGTTTGGCAGTTATTGATGAGGAACAGCGTTTTGGTGTGAAACAAAAAGAAAAGTGGCGTCTTAAAAATCCTTCCCTAAGTGTTCTTTCCTTAACCGCTACCCCCATACCTCGCACCCTTTATCTTTCTCTTTCTAAAATCAAAACAATGTCTGTTTTAGAAGGGTGGGTTGAAAGAAAAATCAAAGACAGGGTTCTTTCCCAAAGTGATTGGTCCCGGATTGAAAAAGTAATTAAGAGGGCAGCCAAGAAGAAAAAAGGCGTTTATTTTGTGGCTCCTTTAATTAAAGATGTTTTAAACATATCTTCAAAACTTAAATTCATGGGGTTTGAGGTGGCTGTGGCTCACGGCCGGATGCCTAAGGATAAGCTGGCTCAGGCTTTAAGCCGTTTTTCTTTGCGAAAAGTAGATGTGTTGGTGGCTACTGCTATTGTAGAGCATGGTTTAGATATTTCCGGAGCGCAGACAATGATTCTCTGGTATGGCTCCAGGTTGGGTATAGGAGATCTTTATCAGTTGCGAGGGCGTATTGGTCGTGCTGGCCAAGTTTCTTATTTTTGGGTGGCTGTGCCTAAAAAATTGCCCGATAGTTCTTATGAAAGGTTAGTAGATTTTCTCTCGCTGATAAAAGAGCCGCAAGCGTTTTATAAAATCTCTTTGAGGGATTTGGAGAAAAGGGGAGAGGGAGAGATATTTGGCAAACGCCAGCATGGAATCATAAACCAAGTAGGGGCTTATCTTTTTAGTGAAATGGTTTCTCAAGCTTGGGAGAAAATAAAACAAAAAGATTAA
- the rplK gene encoding 50S ribosomal protein L11, whose product MAKEIEVKFKIQAKAGEATPAPPLGPALGQYGVNIVEFCNKFNQLTQENKGMKVTAEVVVYKDRTFDLVVKTPPVSELIKKTLNIAKGSGEPNKKKVGRLTRQQIEEIAKIKMPDLNTNDLEAAMKIVVGTAKSMGIETEEI is encoded by the coding sequence ATGGCAAAAGAGATAGAAGTAAAGTTTAAAATTCAGGCTAAAGCAGGCGAAGCTACTCCTGCACCTCCTTTGGGTCCGGCTTTGGGCCAGTACGGAGTGAATATTGTTGAGTTTTGCAATAAGTTTAATCAGCTTACTCAAGAAAACAAAGGTATGAAGGTGACAGCTGAGGTAGTGGTTTATAAAGACAGAACATTTGATTTGGTAGTAAAGACACCGCCTGTTTCAGAATTAATTAAAAAAACTCTTAATATTGCCAAAGGTTCGGGTGAACCTAATAAGAAAAAAGTAGGCAGATTAACTCGCCAGCAGATTGAGGAAATAGCTAAAATAAAGATGCCTGATCTTAATACTAATGATTTAGAAGCAGCGATGAAGATAGTGGTAGGTACAGCTAAAAGTATGGGTATAGAGACAGAAGAGATATAA
- the nusG gene encoding transcription termination/antitermination factor NusG, which yields MAKAEKKKSKKKKIDSKRKQGFKLSSHPKARWYVIHANSGYEDRVVKQLKQRVKSFGMEDKIFQVIAPKEKQIELKGGEKKVIKKHIYPGYVLVEMIVDNASWYVVRNTPGVTGFLGFGTRPSPINPKELNEIFGRIKRQEPVYAADFKAGEHVRITRGTFKDFEGVVEEVDESKGKLKVLVNMFGRETPVEVEFNQARKI from the coding sequence ATGGCAAAAGCAGAAAAGAAAAAAAGCAAGAAAAAAAAGATAGACTCTAAGCGCAAACAAGGATTTAAGCTTTCTTCCCATCCTAAGGCGCGGTGGTATGTGATTCATGCCAATTCTGGTTATGAGGATCGGGTGGTGAAGCAGCTTAAACAACGGGTCAAATCTTTCGGTATGGAAGACAAAATTTTTCAAGTCATTGCTCCTAAGGAGAAACAGATAGAGCTTAAAGGAGGGGAGAAAAAAGTAATAAAAAAGCATATTTACCCGGGTTATGTTTTGGTAGAGATGATAGTGGATAATGCTTCTTGGTATGTGGTGCGTAACACCCCCGGCGTGACTGGGTTTTTAGGTTTTGGCACACGTCCCTCGCCAATCAACCCCAAAGAACTAAATGAAATTTTTGGTCGGATTAAAAGACAGGAGCCTGTTTATGCGGCTGATTTTAAGGCAGGAGAACATGTCCGCATTACTCGGGGTACATTTAAGGATTTTGAAGGGGTAGTAGAGGAAGTAGATGAATCCAAAGGTAAACTTAAGGTTTTGGTAAATATGTTTGGTCGGGAGACTCCTGTTGAGGTGGAGTTTAACCAAGCGCGCAAAATCTAA
- the secE gene encoding preprotein translocase subunit SecE — protein sequence MLAKIRDFFQGVVRETKQIQWPKREVVVYNAVIVIIAILISILVVAGIDYVLAKLINWYVALK from the coding sequence ATGTTGGCTAAAATAAGAGATTTTTTTCAAGGGGTAGTTAGGGAGACAAAACAGATCCAGTGGCCAAAAAGAGAGGTAGTGGTTTATAACGCTGTTATTGTTATTATTGCTATTTTGATTTCCATTTTAGTTGTAGCTGGTATTGACTATGTGTTAGCCAAGTTAATAAATTGGTATGTGGCTTTAAAATAA
- the rplU gene encoding 50S ribosomal protein L21 encodes MAKTKTQNKTSQSQKKKLKVAVIFLSGQQFLIKEGEEFLVDYLKGKKSLKIKPYLVVDGNKVLIGKPEVRSYVCHLKVVESELKGEKKIAFKYKPKTGYHRKKGVRTLYSLVRVESIKQGK; translated from the coding sequence ATGGCAAAGACAAAAACTCAAAACAAAACTTCTCAATCCCAAAAGAAAAAGCTGAAGGTGGCGGTGATTTTTTTGTCTGGGCAGCAGTTTTTAATAAAAGAAGGGGAGGAGTTTTTGGTTGATTATCTTAAGGGCAAGAAAAGCCTTAAAATCAAGCCTTATTTGGTTGTTGACGGCAATAAGGTTTTAATAGGAAAACCAGAAGTCAGGAGTTATGTTTGTCATCTTAAGGTAGTAGAGTCAGAACTAAAGGGAGAAAAAAAGATAGCCTTTAAATACAAGCCAAAAACAGGCTATCACCGCAAAAAGGGGGTTCGTACTCTTTATTCTTTAGTCAGAGTGGAGAGTATAAAACAAGGTAAATAA